In the genome of Acidovorax sp. 69, the window GGCGCGAGGCGCTGTTCACCGACGACTACGCGTATTTCAGCTCGTTCTCCTCGTCTTGGCTGGCCCATGCCAACGCCTATGTTGAAGCGATGCGCGAGCGGCTGGGCCTGACCGCCGATAGCCGCGTGGTCGAGGTCGCGTCGAACGACGGCTACCTGCTGCAGTACGTGCAGGCCGCAGGCATCCCCTGCTACGGCGTGGAGCCCACTGCCAGCACGGCGGCGGCGGCCCGCGCCAAGGGCATTGAGGTGGTGGATCGGTTCTTTGGCGTGGCGCTGGCCGACGAGCTGGTAGCGGCCGACCGCCAGGCCGACCTGATCGCCGCCAACAACGTGCTGGCCCATGTGCCCGACATCAACGACTTTGTGGGCGGCTTCACGCGCCTGCTCAAGCCCCAAGGCGTGGCCACCTTCGAGTTCCCGCACCTGCTGCGCATGGTGGAGGGCTGCCAGTTCGACACGGCTTACCACGAGCACTACTCCTATCTGTCGCTCACGGCAGTGCAGCGCATCTTTGCGGCCAATGGCCTGGTGGTGATCGACGTGCAGGAGCTGCCCACCCACGGCGGCAGCCTGCGCGTGCTTGCCGCCCGTGCCGACGCCGTGGGCCGCCCCCAGGCCAGCGCGGAAGGCGCCGCGCGCGTGCAGCAACTGCTGGCCACCGAGGCAGCGGCGGGCATGCTGGGTGCCGGTTTTTACAGCGATTTCCAGGCCCAGGCCATACGGGTAAAGCGAGAGCTGCTCACATTTTTGCTGCAATGCCAGGCCGACGGCATCACCGTGGGCGCCTACGGCGCTGCGGCCAAGGGCAACACCCTGCTCAACTTCGCCGGTGTGCGGCCCGACCTGTTGCCGTACGCGGTGGACAAGAACCCTGCCAAACAGGACCAGTACCTGCCCGGCAGCCGCATCCCGGTGGTGAGCGAGGCGCACCTGCGCACGCACCGGCCCCAGCGCGTGCTGATCCTGCCCTGGAACCTGCGGGACGAAGTCAGCGCCCAGCTGGGCTACATCCGCGAATGGGGCGGGCGATTCGTCACTGCCGTTCCCCGCCTTGACATCTGGTAGTTGCCTGGCAACCACCACTTCATTTGACACCCACCCACAAAGGAGACAGCCATGATCCCAATGTTCAAACCCCTGATCGAACAAGAAGAAATCGATGCCAGCCGCGAATCGCTGGAGATGGGGTGGCTCGGCATGGGCAGCTACGTGTCCGGCTTTGAAAAGAAGGTCAAGGAGATCCTGCAGGCGCCTGACCGCCACGTGGCGGCCGTCAGCACGGGCACTGCCGGCCTGCACATCGCGCTGCTGCTCGCAGGCGTGGGTCCGGGTGACGAGGTGATCGTGTCGGCATTCAACTGCTCGGCCGACTACCAGGCCATCACCTGGGTGGGCGCGGACATCGTGTTTTGCGACTGCACCGACGACACGCTGGAGCTGGACCTTGCCAAGGCCGAGTCCCTGGTGAGCCCGCGCACCAAGGCCGTCATCGTGATGGACTACGACTGCATCATCAGCAACCACGAGGACATCGCTGCATTTGCCGAGCGCCACAAGCTGCGCGTCATCCACGACGCGGCCCACTCGTTCGGCTCCAGCTACAAGGGGCGCATGGTCGGGAGCTTCTCGGACATTTGCGTCTTCAGCCACGACCCGGTCAAGACCGTGACCTGCCTGGATGGCGGCACCATCGTCGTGCGCACCGAAGAGGAATTGCGCCGTGTGCACGAGCTGCGCCTGCTGGGTATGCAGCAGCCCGCCGAGGTGATGTACCAGAACAAGCGCGCCTGGACGTTCGACGTCGAGCGCGTGGGCTTTCGCTACCACATGCTCAACATGCACGCGGCCATCGGCCTGGCGCAGCTGGGCAAGCTCGACGTGATCAAGTCGAGCCGCCAGGCGGCATCGCGCCGGTATAACGAAAAGCTCAAAGGCATTGCGCAGGTGCGCACGCCGGTGACGGACTTTGCCGACGTCAACCCGTTCCTGTACTACATCCGCGTGCCGGCCGAGCACCGCGATGCGCTGCGCGACTTCCTGAAGGCCAATGGCGCAGACACGGGCATCCACTGGCAGCCGGGACACTGGTTCTCGTTGTGGAAGGACTGCAGGGCGGGGGATCTGTCGGTCACGGACAGCGTGGGTAAGGGGATTCTCTCGTTGCCCCTGCACTCGCGCATGGAGCTTGAGACCGTTGACGCCGTGGCCGAGCAGGTGCGCCGCTACTTCGAGCAAGTCTGAAGAACAAGGGGCGGTCATGCATACACCAACCCCTGGACAGCAGCTTTTCGCTGCAATCAAGCAGACTGCCCGCGCCGGTCAGCCGGGGCTGTTGCTGCCGGTGGGGCACCCGCTGAGAGCGGTGGTCCGGCCGATAGCCACCGTGCCCGGGCACACCGATGCCATCGACGTGCAATTGCTGACCGACTGGCGCAACCGCCACGTCAAGTCCTTCCTCACCGAGTTCGTCTCCACCCCCGAGCGCACCGCAGCTTGGCTGGCCGCAGGGGTGCATCAGAACCCGGGCAAGATGCTGTTCATGGTCGAGACGCTGGCTGGCGAGCGCGTGGGGCATGTGGGTCTGGGCTTCATCGACTGGCAGCGTGGGTATGGAGAGGCAGATGCCATCGTGAGCGGGGGGGCGTCGCCTCCGGGGTTGATGAAGGCCTCGCTGCTGGCGTTGATGCGCTGGGCACGCGACGCCCTGGGATTGCAGACCCTGGCAGTGCGGGTGCGGTCAGACAACCCGGCGGTCGAGTTCTACCGCAAGGTGGGTTTTCAGGAGTACCAGCGCGTACCCATCGTCGCCACGACCGTACCGGGTGGTGTGGACTGGAGTGAAGACCCGGGTGCCCTGGGTGCGCCTGCCAGCCTGGTGTATATGCAGCTGCAGTTGCCCAACGCCTGAGTTGTTCTGCCGCAAGGCATAGAGGGAATCCGACCATGGAAATCTTGCGGATGGATCGCGACCGGTTACTGCGCTATGTGGTGCAGCAATTGCGCAATGCCCTGCCTGATGACTTCGACCCGCGCCCCGACATCGACGCGCACCTAGACGAGGCGCTGGCTCGCCTGCAGATCTGCATCGACGCCGTGCGGCCCTGGCGCCAGGGCTGCTTCGACCCTCTGCACTCCACGCAGTACTGCAGCTTTCTCTACTTTCTGGCGCACACCATCTGGCGCAGCACCGGCAACGCAGACACACCCACGCGGCTCTTCTTGCTGAACAAAGCCTTGAACGGCATCGATCTGTTCTACGAGATCGAGATGCCGCCGGTGTTCTTCATCGGCCATTCCGTCGGCGTCGTCTTTGCCAAGGCCACCTACGGCAACTACCTGGTGATCTACCAAAACTCCACCGTGGGCAAGAACCACGGCGTGGCGCCTGTGCTGGGGCAGGGTGTCGTGATGTACCCCGGCACCGCCATCATCGGCGGCTGCCAGGTGGGCGACGCCACGGTGCTCTCGCAGGGCACGAGCCTGGTCAACACCGACACGCCGGGGCATTGCACGGTGTACCCGGCAGAGGCCGGCAAGGTGACCTTCAAAACCACCCGGCGCGACGCCCTGCAGGACATCTTCCGGCTCTGACGCGCGGGCGCGCGTCAGTCCCGGACTGCGCGCGTCAGCCGCCCGCGACGCCCATCCCCATCGCCTGCGTGGCGTGCTGCAGGTAGGTCACGGCAAACTCGGTATGTCCGTGGGCATGTTCCACCTCGGCCAGGCAGGCCAGGGCCACGGGGTCGTGCGGCACGGCGCTGAGCACCAGCTCTGCCAGCTCGGTCACGGCCACCCAGTGGCTGCCCACGACCGCTTGCGCCGGTGCCCCAGCAGGGGTGGGCGAGGCCGACGGTGCGGGCGGCGCTGCCTTGGCCTTTTCCACCAGGTCCTGCAGGACCTGGTGGGCTTCGTGCAGGCTCACCCGCTGGCCGGGCTTCAGGCCCACGCCGGGCACCGGGGGCTGCGTCCATTCCTGTGGGTATTGTTGCACCCAGGCCTGGATGGCTTGCTCCTGCGCCTCGGGGTCATCGGGGTGTTCGGCCCGGGCCAGCCACTGCAGCCACATCACCCGCAGGCCCTCGCCGAAGAGCTGGTTGTACAGGTCCTCGCGCATCAGGGGCGAGTTCTCCGTCTCGCCGCGCAAGCTCAGCCGCAGGTCGTTGAGCGCTGGCACATCAGCTGCCAGGCCCGCCGCGATGCGCACGTAGTCGTCGGGCGTTTCGGCCAGCCACTCGGTGCGGCCCAGGTAGGTGAGCATGCCCACCCCCATGCGGCTCTTAAAGCTCTCGCCCACCATGGAGACGATGGGCACGCCCATCCACAGCACGTCGAAGGTGGTGGTGCCGCCCGTCAGCGGAAACGGGTCCAGCGCAATGTCGATGCGGTGGTAGGTGAGGTACTGGTTGTCGTGGCTGAGCGCCACCAAGTCTACGCGCGCCGGGGGCAGGCCCAGCCGCTCGCAGCGGTCGCGGTAGGCCTGCGCGAACTCGGGGCGGTCCAGGTTTTTGCCTTCGATCAGCAAGCGAGACTGCGGTACGGCGGCAAGAATCTTGCCCCACAGCGCCAGCACCTCGTCCGTGAGCTTGCCCAGGTTGTTGCAGCTGCCGAAGGTGACGAAGCCGTTGCTCACCGCTGGCGACGTGCGCACCTGGTAGCGCGGCTGGTAGCGCCACAGGGGGTTGCGACTCATGGGCCGGTAGCACGCAAACAGCGTCGGCAGCCGGTACAGGTGCTCGGTGTACTGCGCCTCGGCCCCGGGCGGGTCGGTGATCTCGTCGGAGAATTTGTAGTCCACGGCCTCCAGGCCGGTCGTGGCCGGAAACCCCAGCCACGACACCTGCACCGGCGCGGGCTTGTGGGCCAGGGCCAGCAGCCCGTTGTTGCCGGTGTGGCCGGCCAGGTCGATCAGGATGTCGATGTCGTGAGCGTGGATGGCCTTCGCCTGCTGCTCCGGCGTGAACCCGGCCAGCCGCACGAAATGATCGACATGGCGCTCTACGCGGTCCGAGACATGGTCGGACCGAGGGAACAGGTAGAAGGCGTAGACCTCGAACTGCCGGCGGTCGAGCTGTGCGAGCAGGCCCTCCACCGAGTACATCACCGCATGCACCCGGAAGTCAGGCGACAGGAACCCGATCTTCAGGCGCCGCCACGGCGGGCCGCGGTGCGCGTCGAAACTGGGCCACTCAGGCCGCAGCGGGGGCTCGAACACGCTGCCGAAGTGCCGCGCCGCCACCGA includes:
- a CDS encoding DegT/DnrJ/EryC1/StrS aminotransferase family protein, with the protein product MIPMFKPLIEQEEIDASRESLEMGWLGMGSYVSGFEKKVKEILQAPDRHVAAVSTGTAGLHIALLLAGVGPGDEVIVSAFNCSADYQAITWVGADIVFCDCTDDTLELDLAKAESLVSPRTKAVIVMDYDCIISNHEDIAAFAERHKLRVIHDAAHSFGSSYKGRMVGSFSDICVFSHDPVKTVTCLDGGTIVVRTEEELRRVHELRLLGMQQPAEVMYQNKRAWTFDVERVGFRYHMLNMHAAIGLAQLGKLDVIKSSRQAASRRYNEKLKGIAQVRTPVTDFADVNPFLYYIRVPAEHRDALRDFLKANGADTGIHWQPGHWFSLWKDCRAGDLSVTDSVGKGILSLPLHSRMELETVDAVAEQVRRYFEQV
- a CDS encoding GNAT family N-acetyltransferase; protein product: MHTPTPGQQLFAAIKQTARAGQPGLLLPVGHPLRAVVRPIATVPGHTDAIDVQLLTDWRNRHVKSFLTEFVSTPERTAAWLAAGVHQNPGKMLFMVETLAGERVGHVGLGFIDWQRGYGEADAIVSGGASPPGLMKASLLALMRWARDALGLQTLAVRVRSDNPAVEFYRKVGFQEYQRVPIVATTVPGGVDWSEDPGALGAPASLVYMQLQLPNA
- a CDS encoding acetylglucosamine transferase, which codes for MQPKHTEQDDARLRAALTAADWPLLTRLCRQTLRKNGQHLTAHRLLGFSLNKERNFDAALKAYKQARIYWPDDAELLVNYANILIEHAYNIDALPLLEKVCALRPLQAIAWIKLAECCYLINLHDKGFAASQEAAKLADTLHDQVAALMQSAIHRRELGQVREAVQDCEKAIALRPNDPGNYTNRLLFMLADPQVDASQLSVAARHFGSVFEPPLRPEWPSFDAHRGPPWRRLKIGFLSPDFRVHAVMYSVEGLLAQLDRRQFEVYAFYLFPRSDHVSDRVERHVDHFVRLAGFTPEQQAKAIHAHDIDILIDLAGHTGNNGLLALAHKPAPVQVSWLGFPATTGLEAVDYKFSDEITDPPGAEAQYTEHLYRLPTLFACYRPMSRNPLWRYQPRYQVRTSPAVSNGFVTFGSCNNLGKLTDEVLALWGKILAAVPQSRLLIEGKNLDRPEFAQAYRDRCERLGLPPARVDLVALSHDNQYLTYHRIDIALDPFPLTGGTTTFDVLWMGVPIVSMVGESFKSRMGVGMLTYLGRTEWLAETPDDYVRIAAGLAADVPALNDLRLSLRGETENSPLMREDLYNQLFGEGLRVMWLQWLARAEHPDDPEAQEQAIQAWVQQYPQEWTQPPVPGVGLKPGQRVSLHEAHQVLQDLVEKAKAAPPAPSASPTPAGAPAQAVVGSHWVAVTELAELVLSAVPHDPVALACLAEVEHAHGHTEFAVTYLQHATQAMGMGVAGG
- a CDS encoding class I SAM-dependent methyltransferase, with the translated sequence MKCRHCGSPLQLPFLDLGSAPPSNAYLSEAALRAPETWFPLRLLVCETCWLVQTEDHAGREALFTDDYAYFSSFSSSWLAHANAYVEAMRERLGLTADSRVVEVASNDGYLLQYVQAAGIPCYGVEPTASTAAAARAKGIEVVDRFFGVALADELVAADRQADLIAANNVLAHVPDINDFVGGFTRLLKPQGVATFEFPHLLRMVEGCQFDTAYHEHYSYLSLTAVQRIFAANGLVVIDVQELPTHGGSLRVLAARADAVGRPQASAEGAARVQQLLATEAAAGMLGAGFYSDFQAQAIRVKRELLTFLLQCQADGITVGAYGAAAKGNTLLNFAGVRPDLLPYAVDKNPAKQDQYLPGSRIPVVSEAHLRTHRPQRVLILPWNLRDEVSAQLGYIREWGGRFVTAVPRLDIW